In Mycobacterium stomatepiae, the following are encoded in one genomic region:
- a CDS encoding nitroreductase family deazaflavin-dependent oxidoreductase: MSNLTTLERIFLAPLLRIHDSLYRKTDGRIGHHVPGMPDSLLLHTIGAKTGQQRSSTLTYAKDGDSYLVVASYGGSDSAPGWYHNLRKRPECEINVGSKRFAVTARSIGPDDPDYARLWQIVNKNNANRYDGYQSRTSRPIPIVALTPA, from the coding sequence ATGAGCAACCTCACCACGCTGGAGCGGATCTTTCTGGCCCCGCTGCTGCGTATTCACGACTCGCTGTACCGGAAAACCGACGGCCGGATCGGCCACCATGTACCCGGCATGCCCGACAGCCTGCTGTTGCACACGATCGGCGCCAAGACGGGCCAGCAGCGCTCGTCCACGCTGACCTACGCCAAGGACGGCGACTCCTACCTGGTCGTCGCGTCCTACGGCGGTAGCGACTCCGCCCCCGGCTGGTATCACAACCTGCGCAAACGTCCGGAATGCGAGATCAACGTGGGCTCCAAGCGGTTCGCAGTCACCGCGCGCAGCATCGGCCCGGACGACCCCGACTACGCGCGGCTGTGGCAGATCGTCAACAAGAACAACGCCAACCGGTACGACGGCTATCAGAGCCGGACGTCGCGGCCGATCCCGATCGTCGCGCTGACGCCCGCCTAG
- a CDS encoding DNA-deoxyinosine glycosylase, which yields MTPPLLHGFDPVVDERAQMLILGSFPSTQSLAARQYYANPRNAFWPIASELFGFDAGAPYESRLAALRAHGVALWDVLRSCRRAGSADSAIDPKSLVVNDFAALFADYPNITRVYFNGAKAAELYRRLAHPDERLQFLRLPSSSPAHATRAGVKLAAWRALLPS from the coding sequence ATGACCCCGCCCCTGCTGCACGGCTTTGACCCCGTCGTCGACGAGCGCGCCCAGATGCTGATCCTCGGCTCGTTTCCGAGTACCCAGTCGCTGGCGGCACGCCAGTACTACGCTAATCCACGAAATGCGTTCTGGCCCATCGCCAGTGAGCTTTTCGGGTTCGACGCCGGCGCGCCATACGAATCCCGCCTGGCCGCGTTGCGAGCCCACGGGGTGGCACTATGGGACGTGCTGCGCAGCTGCCGCCGGGCCGGGAGCGCGGACTCCGCGATCGATCCGAAAAGCTTGGTGGTCAACGACTTTGCCGCGTTGTTCGCCGATTATCCCAACATCACCCGGGTTTACTTCAACGGCGCCAAGGCGGCCGAGCTGTATCGTCGGCTGGCCCACCCGGATGAGCGGCTGCAGTTCCTGCGGCTGCCGTCGAGCAGCCCCGCGCACGCCACCAGAGCGGGCGTCAAGCTGGCGGCCTGGCGGGCTCTACTGCCGTCATGA
- a CDS encoding HIT family protein, with product MSCVFCAIVAGEAPAIRIYEDDAYLAILDIRPFTRGHTLVIPKEHSVDLTDTPPQTLAQMITIGQRIARAAKATELADATNIGINDGNAAFQTVFHIHLHVLPRRNGDKLSVAKGMLLRRDPDRDATGQILRDALARIDASQ from the coding sequence ATGTCCTGCGTGTTCTGTGCGATCGTCGCCGGGGAGGCCCCGGCCATCCGGATCTACGAAGACGACGCCTACCTGGCGATCCTCGACATCCGCCCGTTCACGCGCGGGCACACCCTGGTGATCCCCAAGGAGCACAGCGTCGATCTGACCGACACGCCGCCGCAGACGCTGGCCCAGATGATCACCATCGGCCAACGGATCGCCCGCGCGGCCAAGGCCACCGAATTGGCCGATGCGACGAACATCGGGATCAACGACGGCAACGCGGCTTTCCAGACGGTGTTCCACATCCACCTGCACGTACTCCCCCGCCGCAACGGCGACAAGCTCTCGGTGGCCAAGGGGATGCTGCTGCGCCGGGACCCGGACCGCGACGCGACCGGGCAGATCCTGCGCGACGCGCTGGCACGCATCGATGCCAGTCAGTAG
- a CDS encoding serine/threonine-protein kinase PknH/PknJ encodes MSEGQASREGSTFGPYHLKRLLGRGGMGEVYEAEHTVKEWTVAVKLMSDQFSSDPVFRERMKREARTAGRLQKPHVVPIHDYGEIDGKMFMEMRLVEGTDLDSLLKRYGPLTPPRAVAIITQIASALDAARAAGVMHRDVKPPNILVTRDDFAYLVDFGIASATTDEKLTQLGTAVGTWKYMAPERFTNDEVTYRADIYALACVLHECLTGSPPYRADSAGVLVKAHMSDPIPLPSAVRAGIPRAFDAVIARGMAKKPEDRYASAGDLALAAHEALSTPDQDHASDILRRSQEAALPGKDKLEQPPTIAGTVAAPPVQPPPRTPPPAAPTPTPYPRTGPSPRPAPPQHAPSPRPWAPESGPVPSPGQPVSGPQYYQGGGGNGGGPPPVRPTQWNLGRQPPPKPKRNPWPIIAAAAVVLVVVVSAVAIWLIIPDPKPPPEPIASTRLNSLLLNASDINAVMGATNIQPGKPITSMGTSTMNVSVPACQGALYTTQDAAYAGSGYTGINGLVSAEPGDNNDHWVNQAVVAFPTADKAKAFLQSSLDKWKTCVGQTVTVTSSSGKTYRWTFAPIQGTSPKISVLQTQEGADGWQCEHAMSVANNVIADVNACGYHISDQASQIADKINNV; translated from the coding sequence ATGAGCGAGGGGCAGGCCTCACGGGAGGGGTCGACGTTCGGGCCCTACCACCTGAAACGGCTGCTGGGCCGCGGCGGGATGGGCGAAGTCTACGAGGCCGAGCACACCGTCAAAGAGTGGACCGTCGCGGTCAAGCTGATGTCCGACCAATTCAGCTCGGACCCCGTCTTCCGGGAGCGGATGAAGCGCGAAGCCCGCACCGCGGGCCGTTTGCAGAAGCCGCACGTCGTGCCGATCCACGACTACGGCGAAATCGACGGAAAAATGTTCATGGAGATGCGCCTCGTCGAGGGCACCGACTTGGACAGCTTGCTCAAACGATACGGACCGCTGACGCCGCCACGGGCGGTCGCAATCATCACCCAGATCGCCTCGGCGCTGGACGCGGCGCGCGCCGCGGGGGTGATGCACCGCGACGTCAAGCCGCCCAACATCCTGGTCACCCGCGACGATTTCGCCTACCTGGTCGACTTCGGCATCGCCAGCGCCACCACCGACGAGAAGCTCACCCAGCTCGGCACGGCGGTCGGCACCTGGAAGTACATGGCCCCGGAGCGATTCACCAACGACGAGGTCACCTACCGCGCCGATATCTACGCGCTGGCCTGCGTGCTGCATGAATGCCTGACCGGGTCCCCGCCCTATCGCGCCGACAGCGCGGGAGTGCTGGTCAAGGCCCACATGAGCGATCCCATTCCGCTGCCCAGCGCGGTGCGCGCGGGCATTCCGAGGGCATTCGACGCGGTGATCGCGCGCGGCATGGCCAAAAAGCCGGAGGACCGCTATGCCAGCGCCGGCGACCTTGCGCTGGCCGCCCACGAGGCGCTCAGCACTCCCGACCAAGACCACGCCTCCGACATCCTGCGCCGCAGTCAGGAGGCGGCACTGCCCGGCAAGGACAAGCTCGAGCAGCCACCGACGATCGCGGGCACAGTGGCAGCGCCTCCCGTGCAGCCGCCGCCCCGCACACCGCCACCGGCGGCCCCGACCCCGACGCCGTATCCGCGCACCGGACCGAGCCCACGTCCCGCGCCGCCGCAGCATGCACCCAGCCCCCGGCCCTGGGCACCCGAGAGCGGCCCCGTCCCCAGCCCGGGCCAGCCCGTGTCCGGCCCGCAGTATTACCAAGGCGGCGGCGGCAACGGGGGCGGACCCCCACCGGTCCGCCCGACTCAGTGGAACCTGGGGCGGCAGCCGCCACCCAAACCGAAGCGCAATCCCTGGCCGATCATCGCCGCGGCCGCGGTGGTGCTGGTGGTCGTGGTCAGCGCGGTGGCCATTTGGCTGATCATCCCCGACCCGAAGCCGCCGCCGGAACCGATCGCTTCCACACGGCTCAACTCGCTGCTGCTGAATGCCTCGGATATCAACGCGGTCATGGGCGCGACGAACATCCAGCCCGGCAAGCCCATCACGTCGATGGGCACTTCCACGATGAATGTGTCGGTGCCGGCGTGTCAGGGAGCGCTGTATACGACGCAGGACGCCGCGTACGCCGGCAGCGGCTACACCGGCATCAACGGGCTGGTGTCCGCCGAGCCGGGCGACAACAACGACCACTGGGTCAACCAGGCGGTGGTGGCGTTTCCGACCGCCGACAAGGCCAAGGCGTTCCTGCAGAGCTCGCTGGACAAATGGAAGACCTGCGTCGGTCAGACGGTGACCGTGACGAGCTCGTCGGGCAAGACCTATCGGTGGACCTTCGCTCCCATCCAAGGCACGTCACCGAAGATCTCGGTGCTGCAAACCCAGGAGGGCGCCGACGGCTGGCAGTGCGAGCACGCGATGAGCGTGGCGAACAACGTGATCGCCGACGTCAACGCGTGCGGCTATCACATCAGCGATCAGGCCAGCCAGATCGCCGACAAGATCAACAACGTCTAG
- a CDS encoding amidase: MDARELAFAGAATLAKMLADGEISAPDLLELYLDRIARLDSDLRSYRVVLADSAREDAQAAQELLDAGERLPLLGVPIAIKDDVDVAGEVTGCGSGGHGPPVASDAEAVRRLRAAGAVIIGKTNVPELMIYPFTESLTFGATRNPWNLGRSPGGSSGGSGAAVAAGLAPMALGSDGGGSIRVPSSWCGLFGVKPQRDRVSLEPHDNAWYGLSVNGPIARSVADAALFLDVTSTIPGPEGGFAAAAATRDPGKLRIALSTKIPTLPQRVGREELAAVEQAGALLRDLGHDVITADPDYPLAQLYANFLPRYLRGICDDADAQAHPERLEARTRTLARLGSFFSDRRMESVRASEERMNARIQSIFDDVDVVITPGTAQGPSRIGAYRRRGAVSTLLLVAQQVPYFAPWNATGQPAAVVPWDFDGDGLPLSVQLVGRPFDEATLLSLSAQIEAARPWAHRRPPMS, translated from the coding sequence ATGGACGCTCGCGAACTCGCCTTCGCCGGTGCGGCAACACTGGCGAAGATGCTGGCCGACGGTGAAATCAGCGCCCCGGACCTGCTCGAGCTCTACCTCGACCGGATCGCGCGCCTCGACAGCGACCTGCGTAGTTACCGCGTGGTGCTGGCCGACAGTGCCCGCGAGGACGCACAGGCCGCCCAGGAACTCCTCGATGCCGGCGAGCGGCTGCCGCTGCTGGGTGTGCCGATCGCGATCAAAGACGACGTCGACGTCGCCGGGGAGGTGACCGGGTGCGGCAGCGGCGGCCACGGTCCGCCGGTGGCGTCCGACGCGGAAGCCGTCCGCCGGTTGCGGGCGGCCGGCGCGGTCATCATCGGCAAGACCAATGTGCCCGAGCTGATGATCTATCCGTTCACCGAGTCGCTGACCTTCGGCGCGACCCGCAACCCGTGGAATCTCGGGCGCAGCCCGGGCGGCAGCAGCGGCGGGAGCGGCGCCGCGGTCGCCGCCGGGCTGGCCCCGATGGCGCTGGGATCCGATGGCGGCGGCTCGATTCGGGTCCCGTCCTCCTGGTGTGGCCTGTTCGGGGTGAAGCCGCAACGCGATCGCGTCTCGCTGGAACCGCATGACAACGCCTGGTACGGCCTAAGTGTCAACGGTCCGATCGCGCGGTCGGTAGCCGACGCCGCGCTGTTTCTCGATGTCACCTCGACGATCCCGGGCCCCGAGGGCGGGTTCGCCGCCGCCGCCGCCACGCGAGATCCCGGCAAACTGCGAATTGCGCTGAGCACCAAGATCCCCACCCTCCCGCAGCGGGTGGGGCGCGAAGAATTGGCGGCCGTCGAGCAGGCCGGCGCGCTGCTCCGCGACCTGGGCCATGACGTCATTACCGCCGACCCCGACTATCCACTGGCCCAGCTGTACGCGAACTTCCTGCCGCGCTACCTGCGGGGCATCTGCGACGATGCCGACGCGCAAGCCCACCCGGAACGGCTGGAAGCGCGCACCCGCACCCTGGCGCGCCTGGGATCGTTCTTCTCCGACCGCAGGATGGAATCCGTGCGGGCCAGCGAGGAGCGGATGAACGCGAGGATTCAGTCGATCTTCGACGACGTCGACGTCGTCATCACCCCGGGCACCGCCCAGGGCCCGTCCCGTATCGGCGCCTATCGGCGCCGCGGCGCGGTGTCGACGCTGCTGCTGGTCGCCCAGCAGGTGCCCTACTTCGCGCCCTGGAATGCGACCGGTCAGCCCGCCGCGGTGGTGCCGTGGGACTTCGACGGGGACGGGCTGCCGTTGTCGGTACAGCTGGTCGGCCGGCCGTTCGACGAGGCGACGCTGCTGTCACTGTCTGCGCAGATCGAAGCGGCGCGGCCGTGGGCGCACCGGCGACCGCCGATGTCATGA